The Fundidesulfovibrio putealis DSM 16056 DNA window GGCTCGTAGTAGGCGGGCAGGTCGGTGCCGCCGCCGCCGAAGCTGAGGCGGACCGGGGATTTGGCGATGATCATGGTCTGTTGTCCTGTTGGGGGGCCCTGGGCCTTGAATGAAGCGCGCGGTTCCCGGGCCGCATCACGCGGGAGCCTGCACTCGCAGGTGGAAGGCCACGCTGGCGCGGTCCAGGCGGTAGCCGTTTTTCTGGTAGAAGAGGCAGGCGGGGATGTTCTCGCTCTCTGTTGTCACCTCGATGCGTGAGTGTCCCTGCCCGGCGGCCCAGGCCTTGAGGCGCTCCAGCAGGAGCGAACCCCTGCCGCGCGAGGAGGGCAGCGCCGAGACCAGGTCGATGACCACAACGCCCTCGCGGACCTTGAAGCTCACGAACGCGCCGTGCTCGCGGAACACCAGGATGTCCGGCGAGGTCATGGAGTTGGCCAGCCAGCGCTCCTGATGGGCCTGGCGTTCGTTTTCCGAAACATCGGGGTCCAGGCCGA harbors:
- a CDS encoding GNAT family N-acetyltransferase, with product MDAPALTCLVRQSFDSEAFGLDYYRMATPDHEALARDLESLGAPGTPFMADAKLPAQDIEGSKQLQRLGFRKICVQPTFVLPLNGTRGAAVGEPQAVADMPREELSAHAANFPYSRFGLDPDVSENERQAHQERWLANSMTSPDILVFREHGAFVSFKVREGVVVIDLVSALPSSRGRGSLLLERLKAWAAGQGHSRIEVTTESENIPACLFYQKNGYRLDRASVAFHLRVQAPA